One Halichoerus grypus chromosome 1, mHalGry1.hap1.1, whole genome shotgun sequence genomic region harbors:
- the USP19 gene encoding ubiquitin carboxyl-terminal hydrolase 19 isoform X2, whose protein sequence is MSGGASATGPRRGPPGLEEATSKKKQKDRANQESKDGDPRRGSASSREEQAKEELLLDWRQSADEVIVKLRVGAGPLRLEDVDAAFTDTDCVVRLPGGRQWGGVFYAEIESSCAKVQARKGGLLQLALPKKVPLLTWPSLLKPLGTQEAVPGLRCQENGQEPSPIALEPGPEPRRAKQEARNQKRAQGRGEVGAGAGPGAQAGPSAKRAVHLRRGPEGEGSRDGPGPRGDAPPFLAETATQAEAEEQLRVPPLNPQTCLLGSEENLALLAGEKTVSPRNDPVSPAMARSRDPEKGDRSKEEMVVAADAITLVDGKEPESMVNLAFVKNDSYEKGPDSVVVHVYVKEIRRDTSRVLFREQDFTLIFQTRDGNFLRLHPGCGPHTIFRWQVKLRNLIEPEQCTFCFTASRIDICLRKRQSQRWGGLEAPAARGAVGGAKVAVPTGPTPLDSTPPGGAPHPLTGQEEARAVEKEKPKARSEDTGLDGVVARTPMEHVAPKPEPHLASPKPTCMVPPMPHSPVSGDSVEEEEEEEKKVCLPGFTGLVNLGNTCFMNSVIQSLSNTRELRDFFHDRSFEAEINYNNPLGTGGRLAIGFAVLLRALWKGTHHAFQPSKLKAIVASKASQFTGYAQHDAQEFMAFLLDGLHEDLNRIQNKPYTETVDSDGRPDEVVAEEAWQRHKMRNDSFIVDLFQGQYKSKLVCPVCAKVSITFDPFLYLPVPLPQKQKVLPVFYFAREPHSKPIKFLVSISKENSSASEVLDSLSQSVHVKPDNLRLAEVIKNRFHRVFLPSHSLDTVSASDTLLCFELLSPELAKERVMVLEVQQRPQVPSIPISKCAACQRKQQSEDEKLKRCTRCYRVGYCNQLCQKTHWPDHKGLCRPENIGYPFLVSVPASRLTYARLAQLLEGYARYSVSVFQPPFQPGRMALESQGPGCTTLLSTSSLDAGDSERDPIQPPELQLVTPVAEGDTGVPRAWAAPDRGPVPSTSGVSSEVLVSGPVEVGSLPAGERVSRPEAAVPGYQHPSEAMNAHTPQFFIYKIDASNREQRLEDKGDTPLELGEDCSLALVWRNNERLQEFVLVDSKELECAEDPGSAGEAARAGHFTLDQCLNLFTRPEVLAPEEAWYCPQCKQHREASKQLLLWRLPNVLIVQLKRFSFRSFIWRDKINDLVEFPVRNLDLSKFCIGQKEEQLPSYDLYAVINHYGGMIGGHYTACARLPSDRSSQRSDVGWRLFDDSTVTTVDESQVVTRYAYVLFYRRRNSPVERPPRAGHSEHHPDLGPAAEAAASQASRIWQELEAEEEPVPEGPVPLGPWGPQDWVGPPPRGLTTPDEGRLQYLVLGIVAALVALMLNTFYSLVFQSCWR, encoded by the exons ATGTCTGGCGGGGCCAGCGCCACGGGCCCAAGGAGAGGTCCCCCAGGATTGGAGGAGGCCACCAGTAAGAAGAAGCAGAAGGATCGAGCAAACCAGGAGAGCAAGGATGGCGATCCTAGGAGAG GGTCAGCATCCTCTCGGGAGGAGCAGGCCAAAGAGG AGTTGTTGCTTGATTGGAGGCAGAGTGCAGATGAGGTGATTGTCAAGCTGCGTGTGGGAGCGGGTCCCCTGCGGCTGGAGGACGTGGATGCTGCTTTCACAGACACAGACTGCGTGGTGCGGCTTCCAG GTGGTCGGCAGTGGGGTGGTGTTTTCTATGCTGAGATAGAAAGTTCTTGCGCCAAAGTACAAGCCCGTAAAGGTGGCCTCCTGCAGCTGGCACTGCCCAAGAAGGTGCCTCTGCTCACGTGGCCCTCTCTTCTG AAACCTCTAGGGACCCAGGAGGCGGTGCCTGGGCTGCGGTGCCAGGAGAATGGGCAGGAGCCCTCTCCCATTGCCCTGGAGCCAGGCCCTGAGCCCCGTCGGGCTAAACAGGAGGCCCGGAACCAGAAGCGGGCCCAGGGCCGTGGTGAGGTAGGCGCAGGGGCTGGCCCTGGGGCCCAGGCGGGGCCCAGCGCCAAGAGGGCTGTGCATCTCCGCAGAGGGCCAGAGGGGGAAGGGTCCAGAGATGGGCCTGGACCCCGGGGTGATGCCCCCCCTTTCTTGGCTGagacagccacccag GCCGAGGCTGAGGAACAGCTCCGGGTACCACCGCTGAACCCCCAGACCTGCCTCTTGGGCTCAGAGGAGAATCTAGCACTCTTGGCAGGAGAGAAGACCGTGTCCCCCAGGAATGATCCAGTCTCCCCAGCCATGGCCCGGAGCAGAGACCCTGAGAAAGGTGACCGTTCCAAAGAGGAGATGGTAGTGGCAGCAGATGCTATAACCTTGGTGGATGGTaaag AGCCGGAGTCCATGGTGAACCTGGCATTTGTCAAGAATGACTCATACGAGAAGGGGCCAGATTCAGTGGTGGTGCACGTCTATGTGAAAGAAATCCGCAGGGACACCTCTCGAGTGCTTTTCCGCGAGCAGGACTTCACGCTTATCTTCCAGaccag GGATGGAAACTTCCTGAGACTGCACCCGGGCTGTGGGCCCCATACCATCTTCCGTTGGCAGGTGAAGCTCAG GAACCTGATTGAGCCCGAGCAGTGCACCTTCTGCTTCACGGCCTCTCGCATTGACATCTGCCTCCGTAAGCGGCAAAGTCAGCGCTGGGGGGGCCTGGAGGCCCCAGCTGCACGAG GTGCAGTGGGTGGTGCAAAGGTTGCCGTGCCGACAGGTCCAACCCCTCTGGATTCAACCCCACCAggaggtgccccccaccccctcacggGCCAGGAAGAAGCTCGGGCTGTGGAGAAGGAAAAACCCAAGGCTCGATCTGAGGACACGGGGCTGGATGGTGTGGTGGCCCGCACCCCCATGGAGCATGTGGCCCCAAAGCCAGAGCCACACCTGGCCTCA CCCAAGCCCACATGTATGGTGCCCCCGATGCCCCACAGCCCCGTGAGCGGAGACAgtgtggaggaagaggaggaggaagagaagaaggtgtGTCTGCCAGGCTTTACTGGCCTTGTCAATCTAGGCAACACCTGCTTCATGAACAGTGTCATTCAGTCTTTGTCTAACACTCGGGAGCTCCGGGACTTCTTCCACG ACCGCTCCTTTGAGGCCGAGATCAACTACAACAACCCACTGGGGACTGGTGGGCGTCTGGCCATTGGCTTTGCCGTGCTGCTCCGGGCACTGTGGAAGGGCACCCACCATGCCTTCCAGCCTTCCAAGTTGAAG GCCATTGTGGCGAGCAAGGCCAGCCAGTTCACAGGCTATGCGCAGCATGATGCCCAGGAGTTCATGGCTTTCTTGCTGGATGGGCTGCACGAAGACCTGAATCGCATTCAGAACAAGCCCTACACAGAGACCGTGGACTCGGATGGGCGGCCCGATGAG GTGGTGGCTGAAGAAGCATGGCAGCGGCATAAGATGAGGAATGACTCTTTCATCGTAGACCTATTTCAGGGCCAGTATAAGTCGAAGCTGGTGTGCCCTGTGTGTGCCAAG GTCTCCATCACTTTTGACCCATTCCTCTACCTGCCGGTGCCCTTGCCACAGAAGCAAAAGGTTCTCCCTGTCTTCTATTTTGCCCGGGAGCCCCACAGCAAGCCCATCAAG TTTTTGGTGAGCATCAGCAAGGAGAACTCCAGCGCAAGTGAAGTGTTGGACTCCCTCTCTCAGAGTGTGCATGTGAAGCCTGACAACCTGCGTCTGGCTGAG GTGATTAAGAATCGTTTCCACCGTGTGTTCCTGCCCTCCCACTCACTGGACACTGTGTCCGCATCTGACACGCTCCTCTGTTTTGAGCTGCTATCCCCAGAGTTGGCTAAGGAGCGGGTGATGGTGCTAGAGGTGCAGCAG CGCCCCCAGGTGCCCAGCATCCCCATCTCCAAGTGTGCAGCCTGCCAGAGGAAGCAGCAGTCAGAGGATGAGAAGTTGAAGCGCTGTACCCGGTGCTACCGTGTGGGCTACTGCAACCA GCTCTGCCAGAAAACCCACTGGCCTGACCACAAGGGTCTCTGCCGCCCTGAGAACATTGGCTACCCATTTCTGGTCAGTGTACCTGCCTCACGTCTCACTTATGCTCGTCTTGCTCAGCTGCTAGAGGGCTACGCCCG GTACTCTGTGAGTGTATTCCAGCCACCCTTCCAGCCTGGCCGTATGGCCTTGGAGTCCCAAGGCCCTGGCTGCACGACACTGCTTTCCACTAGCTCCCTGGATGCTGGGGACAGTGAGAGGGACCCAATTCAGCCACCTGAGCTCCAGTTGGTGACCCCTGTGGCTGAGGGAGACACAGGGGTCCCACGGGCATGGGCGGCCCCTGACCGGGGCCCTGTGCCCAGCACCAGTGGAGTTTCTTCTGAGGTGCTGGTCAGTGGGCCTGTTGAAGTTGGCTCCTTGCCGGCTGGTGAGAGAGTGTCTCGGCCCGAAG CTGCTGTGCCCGGATATCAGCACCCAAGTGAAGCCATGAATGCGCACACACCCCagttcttcatctacaaaattgACGCATCTAACCGAGAGCAGCGGCTGGAGGACAAAG GAGACACCCCCCTGGAGCTGGGTGAGGACTGCAGCCTGGCTCTAGTGTGGCGGAACAATGAGCGCCTGCAGGAGTTCGTGTTGGTAGACTCCAAGGAGCTGGAGTGTGCTGAGGATCCAGGCTCTGCTGGTGAGGCTGCCCGTGCTGGCCACTTCACTCTGGACCAGTGCCTGAACCTCTTCACCCGGCCTGAGGTGCTGGCGCCTGAGGAGGCTTG GTACTGCCCGCAGTGTAAACAACACCGAGAGGCCTCCAAGCAGCTGCTGCTGTGGCGCCTTCCTAACGTACTCATTGTGCAGCTCAAGCGCTTCTCCTTCCGGAGTTTCATCTGGCGTGACAAGATCAACGACTTGGTGGAGTTCCCTGTTCG GAACCTGGACCTGAGCAAGTTCTGCATCGGTCAGAAAGAGGAACAGCTGCCTAGCTACGACCTGTACGCCGTCATCAACCACTACGGAGGCATGATCGGCGGCCACTACACCGCCTGTGCACGCCTGCCCAGTGACCGCAGCAGCCAGCGCAGCGACGTGG GCTGGCGCTTGTTTGACGACAGCACGGTGACGACAGTAGACGAGAGCCAGGTCGTGACGCGTTATGCCTATGTACTCTTCTACCGCCGGCGGAACTCTCCTGTGGAGAGGCCCCCCAGGGCAGGTCACTCTGAGCACCACCCAGATCTAGGCCCTGCAGCTGAGGCTGCTGCCAGCCAG GCTTCCCGGATTTGGCAGGAGCTGGAGGCCGAGGAGGAACCGGTACCCGAGGGGCCTGTGCCCCTGGGTCCCTGGGGACCCCAAGACTGGGTGGGCCCCCCACCACGTGGCCTTACCACACCAGATGAGGGCCGCCTCCAGTACCTTGTTCTGGGCATCGTGGCAGCTTTGGTGGCCCTCATGCTCAACACGTTCTATTCTCTGGTATTCCAGAGTTGCTGGAGATGA
- the USP19 gene encoding ubiquitin carboxyl-terminal hydrolase 19 isoform X5 codes for MSGGASATGPRRGPPGLEEATSKKKQKDRANQESKDGDPRRGSASSREEQAKEELLLDWRQSADEVIVKLRVGAGPLRLEDVDAAFTDTDCVVRLPGGRQWGGVFYAEIESSCAKVQARKGGLLQLALPKKVPLLTWPSLLKPLGTQEAVPGLRCQENGQEPSPIALEPGPEPRRAKQEARNQKRAQGRGEVGAGAGPGAQAGPSAKRAVHLRRGPEGEGSRDGPGPRGDAPPFLAETATQAEAEEQLRVPPLNPQTCLLGSEENLALLAGEKTVSPRNDPVSPAMARSRDPEKGDRSKEEMVVAADAITLVDEPESMVNLAFVKNDSYEKGPDSVVVHVYVKEIRRDTSRVLFREQDFTLIFQTRDGNFLRLHPGCGPHTIFRWQVKLRNLIEPEQCTFCFTASRIDICLRKRQSQRWGGLEAPAARGAVGGAKVAVPTGPTPLDSTPPGGAPHPLTGQEEARAVEKEKPKARSEDTGLDGVVARTPMEHVAPKPEPHLASPKPTCMVPPMPHSPVSGDSVEEEEEEEKKVCLPGFTGLVNLGNTCFMNSVIQSLSNTRELRDFFHDRSFEAEINYNNPLGTGGRLAIGFAVLLRALWKGTHHAFQPSKLKAIVASKASQFTGYAQHDAQEFMAFLLDGLHEDLNRIQNKPYTETVDSDGRPDEVVAEEAWQRHKMRNDSFIVDLFQGQYKSKLVCPVCAKVSITFDPFLYLPVPLPQKQKVLPVFYFAREPHSKPIKFLVSISKENSSASEVLDSLSQSVHVKPDNLRLAEVIKNRFHRVFLPSHSLDTVSASDTLLCFELLSPELAKERVMVLEVQQRPQVPSIPISKCAACQRKQQSEDEKLKRCTRCYRVGYCNQLCQKTHWPDHKGLCRPENIGYPFLVSVPASRLTYARLAQLLEGYARYSVSVFQPPFQPGRMALESQGPGCTTLLSTSSLDAGDSERDPIQPPELQLVTPVAEGDTGVPRAWAAPDRGPVPSTSGVSSEVLVSGPVEVGSLPAGERVSRPEAAVPGYQHPSEAMNAHTPQFFIYKIDASNREQRLEDKGDTPLELGEDCSLALVWRNNERLQEFVLVDSKELECAEDPGSAGEAARAGHFTLDQCLNLFTRPEVLAPEEAWYCPQCKQHREASKQLLLWRLPNVLIVQLKRFSFRSFIWRDKINDLVEFPVRNLDLSKFCIGQKEEQLPSYDLYAVINHYGGMIGGHYTACARLPSDRSSQRSDVGWRLFDDSTVTTVDESQVVTRYAYVLFYRRRNSPVERPPRAGHSEHHPDLGPAAEAAASQASRIWQELEAEEEPVPEGPVPLGPWGPQDWVGPPPRGLTTPDEGRLQYLVLGIVAALVALMLNTFYSLVFQSCWR; via the exons ATGTCTGGCGGGGCCAGCGCCACGGGCCCAAGGAGAGGTCCCCCAGGATTGGAGGAGGCCACCAGTAAGAAGAAGCAGAAGGATCGAGCAAACCAGGAGAGCAAGGATGGCGATCCTAGGAGAG GGTCAGCATCCTCTCGGGAGGAGCAGGCCAAAGAGG AGTTGTTGCTTGATTGGAGGCAGAGTGCAGATGAGGTGATTGTCAAGCTGCGTGTGGGAGCGGGTCCCCTGCGGCTGGAGGACGTGGATGCTGCTTTCACAGACACAGACTGCGTGGTGCGGCTTCCAG GTGGTCGGCAGTGGGGTGGTGTTTTCTATGCTGAGATAGAAAGTTCTTGCGCCAAAGTACAAGCCCGTAAAGGTGGCCTCCTGCAGCTGGCACTGCCCAAGAAGGTGCCTCTGCTCACGTGGCCCTCTCTTCTG AAACCTCTAGGGACCCAGGAGGCGGTGCCTGGGCTGCGGTGCCAGGAGAATGGGCAGGAGCCCTCTCCCATTGCCCTGGAGCCAGGCCCTGAGCCCCGTCGGGCTAAACAGGAGGCCCGGAACCAGAAGCGGGCCCAGGGCCGTGGTGAGGTAGGCGCAGGGGCTGGCCCTGGGGCCCAGGCGGGGCCCAGCGCCAAGAGGGCTGTGCATCTCCGCAGAGGGCCAGAGGGGGAAGGGTCCAGAGATGGGCCTGGACCCCGGGGTGATGCCCCCCCTTTCTTGGCTGagacagccacccag GCCGAGGCTGAGGAACAGCTCCGGGTACCACCGCTGAACCCCCAGACCTGCCTCTTGGGCTCAGAGGAGAATCTAGCACTCTTGGCAGGAGAGAAGACCGTGTCCCCCAGGAATGATCCAGTCTCCCCAGCCATGGCCCGGAGCAGAGACCCTGAGAAAGGTGACCGTTCCAAAGAGGAGATGGTAGTGGCAGCAGATGCTATAACCTTGGTGGATG AGCCGGAGTCCATGGTGAACCTGGCATTTGTCAAGAATGACTCATACGAGAAGGGGCCAGATTCAGTGGTGGTGCACGTCTATGTGAAAGAAATCCGCAGGGACACCTCTCGAGTGCTTTTCCGCGAGCAGGACTTCACGCTTATCTTCCAGaccag GGATGGAAACTTCCTGAGACTGCACCCGGGCTGTGGGCCCCATACCATCTTCCGTTGGCAGGTGAAGCTCAG GAACCTGATTGAGCCCGAGCAGTGCACCTTCTGCTTCACGGCCTCTCGCATTGACATCTGCCTCCGTAAGCGGCAAAGTCAGCGCTGGGGGGGCCTGGAGGCCCCAGCTGCACGAG GTGCAGTGGGTGGTGCAAAGGTTGCCGTGCCGACAGGTCCAACCCCTCTGGATTCAACCCCACCAggaggtgccccccaccccctcacggGCCAGGAAGAAGCTCGGGCTGTGGAGAAGGAAAAACCCAAGGCTCGATCTGAGGACACGGGGCTGGATGGTGTGGTGGCCCGCACCCCCATGGAGCATGTGGCCCCAAAGCCAGAGCCACACCTGGCCTCA CCCAAGCCCACATGTATGGTGCCCCCGATGCCCCACAGCCCCGTGAGCGGAGACAgtgtggaggaagaggaggaggaagagaagaaggtgtGTCTGCCAGGCTTTACTGGCCTTGTCAATCTAGGCAACACCTGCTTCATGAACAGTGTCATTCAGTCTTTGTCTAACACTCGGGAGCTCCGGGACTTCTTCCACG ACCGCTCCTTTGAGGCCGAGATCAACTACAACAACCCACTGGGGACTGGTGGGCGTCTGGCCATTGGCTTTGCCGTGCTGCTCCGGGCACTGTGGAAGGGCACCCACCATGCCTTCCAGCCTTCCAAGTTGAAG GCCATTGTGGCGAGCAAGGCCAGCCAGTTCACAGGCTATGCGCAGCATGATGCCCAGGAGTTCATGGCTTTCTTGCTGGATGGGCTGCACGAAGACCTGAATCGCATTCAGAACAAGCCCTACACAGAGACCGTGGACTCGGATGGGCGGCCCGATGAG GTGGTGGCTGAAGAAGCATGGCAGCGGCATAAGATGAGGAATGACTCTTTCATCGTAGACCTATTTCAGGGCCAGTATAAGTCGAAGCTGGTGTGCCCTGTGTGTGCCAAG GTCTCCATCACTTTTGACCCATTCCTCTACCTGCCGGTGCCCTTGCCACAGAAGCAAAAGGTTCTCCCTGTCTTCTATTTTGCCCGGGAGCCCCACAGCAAGCCCATCAAG TTTTTGGTGAGCATCAGCAAGGAGAACTCCAGCGCAAGTGAAGTGTTGGACTCCCTCTCTCAGAGTGTGCATGTGAAGCCTGACAACCTGCGTCTGGCTGAG GTGATTAAGAATCGTTTCCACCGTGTGTTCCTGCCCTCCCACTCACTGGACACTGTGTCCGCATCTGACACGCTCCTCTGTTTTGAGCTGCTATCCCCAGAGTTGGCTAAGGAGCGGGTGATGGTGCTAGAGGTGCAGCAG CGCCCCCAGGTGCCCAGCATCCCCATCTCCAAGTGTGCAGCCTGCCAGAGGAAGCAGCAGTCAGAGGATGAGAAGTTGAAGCGCTGTACCCGGTGCTACCGTGTGGGCTACTGCAACCA GCTCTGCCAGAAAACCCACTGGCCTGACCACAAGGGTCTCTGCCGCCCTGAGAACATTGGCTACCCATTTCTGGTCAGTGTACCTGCCTCACGTCTCACTTATGCTCGTCTTGCTCAGCTGCTAGAGGGCTACGCCCG GTACTCTGTGAGTGTATTCCAGCCACCCTTCCAGCCTGGCCGTATGGCCTTGGAGTCCCAAGGCCCTGGCTGCACGACACTGCTTTCCACTAGCTCCCTGGATGCTGGGGACAGTGAGAGGGACCCAATTCAGCCACCTGAGCTCCAGTTGGTGACCCCTGTGGCTGAGGGAGACACAGGGGTCCCACGGGCATGGGCGGCCCCTGACCGGGGCCCTGTGCCCAGCACCAGTGGAGTTTCTTCTGAGGTGCTGGTCAGTGGGCCTGTTGAAGTTGGCTCCTTGCCGGCTGGTGAGAGAGTGTCTCGGCCCGAAG CTGCTGTGCCCGGATATCAGCACCCAAGTGAAGCCATGAATGCGCACACACCCCagttcttcatctacaaaattgACGCATCTAACCGAGAGCAGCGGCTGGAGGACAAAG GAGACACCCCCCTGGAGCTGGGTGAGGACTGCAGCCTGGCTCTAGTGTGGCGGAACAATGAGCGCCTGCAGGAGTTCGTGTTGGTAGACTCCAAGGAGCTGGAGTGTGCTGAGGATCCAGGCTCTGCTGGTGAGGCTGCCCGTGCTGGCCACTTCACTCTGGACCAGTGCCTGAACCTCTTCACCCGGCCTGAGGTGCTGGCGCCTGAGGAGGCTTG GTACTGCCCGCAGTGTAAACAACACCGAGAGGCCTCCAAGCAGCTGCTGCTGTGGCGCCTTCCTAACGTACTCATTGTGCAGCTCAAGCGCTTCTCCTTCCGGAGTTTCATCTGGCGTGACAAGATCAACGACTTGGTGGAGTTCCCTGTTCG GAACCTGGACCTGAGCAAGTTCTGCATCGGTCAGAAAGAGGAACAGCTGCCTAGCTACGACCTGTACGCCGTCATCAACCACTACGGAGGCATGATCGGCGGCCACTACACCGCCTGTGCACGCCTGCCCAGTGACCGCAGCAGCCAGCGCAGCGACGTGG GCTGGCGCTTGTTTGACGACAGCACGGTGACGACAGTAGACGAGAGCCAGGTCGTGACGCGTTATGCCTATGTACTCTTCTACCGCCGGCGGAACTCTCCTGTGGAGAGGCCCCCCAGGGCAGGTCACTCTGAGCACCACCCAGATCTAGGCCCTGCAGCTGAGGCTGCTGCCAGCCAG GCTTCCCGGATTTGGCAGGAGCTGGAGGCCGAGGAGGAACCGGTACCCGAGGGGCCTGTGCCCCTGGGTCCCTGGGGACCCCAAGACTGGGTGGGCCCCCCACCACGTGGCCTTACCACACCAGATGAGGGCCGCCTCCAGTACCTTGTTCTGGGCATCGTGGCAGCTTTGGTGGCCCTCATGCTCAACACGTTCTATTCTCTGGTATTCCAGAGTTGCTGGAGATGA